AGACGGAGCTTGTCGCCAAAGCCCTGAAAGAGATCACCGGTGCTGCAAAAATCAATATCGGGGCTCTTGGCAATATCGCCCGCCAGCTTCATGTTCATGTCATTGCCCGCTTCGAAGGCGATGCCAACTGGCCGGGTCCCGTCTGGGGCTTCGGACAGGCGGAGCCTTACGAGGACGGAAAGAGAGACGAATTCATAGCGAAGCTGCGGGAAGCCCTTTCATCATGAGTCATTCGCTTTTCGATTCGGATGTGCCGCATCCCGAACCCAGCAATCTCACGGCTTTTGCCGCCAACGACCTCAATCGTGATTCCGAGCATCGCGACGAACACTCCGTCGAAAAGGCGCTGGCAAGAGACGGCACCCATATCTTCGCCTTCGCTGGGGATAAGCTGGTGCTGAAGCATGACGGCCAGGTGCTCGATCCGCTCTTTGCCCGCTACGAGCTGAAGGAATTGCAGCCGGATTGGGACGAGACGGTGCTTCTCGGCTACCGCAAATCAGGCGAGCCGCGCCTTGCCGTTCCCGTCGGCATCGACGTAGAGAACCTCGCCAGCCAGTATAAGCCCGCCGACGGCCGCACGCTGTTTCGCGAGATGCTGATCGACGAGGTGCTGCTCGGGGAATTCGCCCAGGCCGCGAGCCTCATCCGCTGGAATGGCGACAACCGCTTCTGCGGTCGCTGCGGCTCGGCGATGGAGATCCACATCGGCGGCTACAAGCGTGTCTGCGCCGCCTGCGAACACATGATCTTCCCGCGCACCGACCCCGTCGTCATCATGCTGACCATCGACGAGAGCCGCGACCTCTGCCTGCTCGGCCGCAGCCCGCATTTCGCGCCCGGCATGTATTCCTGTCTTGCCGGCTTCGTCGAACCCGGCGAGACCATCGAAAACGCCGTGCGCCGCGAAACGCTGGAGGAATCGGGCATCCGCACCGGCCGCATCCGCTACCACGCCTCGCAGCCCTGGCCGATGCCGCATTCGCTGATGATCGGCTGTTACGCCGAGGCCAAATCCACCGAAATCACCCGCGACGAGACGGAGCTGGAGGATTGCCGCTGGTTCACCCGCGCGGAAACGATCGAGATGCTGGAACGCCCGAGCGCGACAGGCAAGGCCTCGCCGCCGAAAGGGGCGATCGCCCACCGCTTGATGCGCGACTGGGTGGAGTGGAAGCGGTAACGCCATGCCGGTGGCGCGCTCGGAACGGCTGCTGACGCTGCTCCAGACGCTTCGGCGTTACAGGCGGCCGGTGACCGGTATCGTGCTTGCCGAGGAGACCGGCGTCAGCCTGCGGACGCTCTATCGCGATATCGCCAGCCTGCAGGCCCAGGGGGCGATGATCGAAGGCGAAGCCGGTATCGGCTACGTGCTGAAGCCCGGCTTCATGCTGCCGCCGATGATGTTTTCCGAAGAAGAACTGGAGGCGCTGGTTCTCGGCTCGCGCTGGGTCGCCCGCGCCGCCGAGCCGCGCCTGGCCGGCGCCGGCGCCGATGCGCTGGCCAAGATTGCTGCGGTGCTGCCGGCCGATATGCGGGACATGATCGATTCGGCCGCCCTTTTCGTCGGCCCCAAGCGCCGGGACGAGGACAAGGCTGACGTTTCGGCCATCCGCCGGGCGATCCGTCTCGAGCGTATTCTCGAACTGCATTACGGCGACGAACAGGGCCGGATCTCGCGTCGCCGCGTCTGGCCTTTCGCACTCGGCTATTTCGAGCATGTGCGGGTCCTCATGGCCTGGTGCGAACTGCGCCAGGACTTCCGCCATTTCCGCACCGACCGCATTATCGACATGACGCTGCACGAGGTGCGTTATCCGCGCCGCCGCACGGTTCTCCTCAAGGAATGGCGCGAGCAGGACGTGCCACTTGAGAACTGAAACGCTGCTGCCATAAACTGTCAGCAGTCGGCGTTATCATCAGTACCAATCCACCAGGAAAGGAGTACTGATCATGGCAATGCCTCCAGTCATTCAGCAGGCCGGTGACCGCTTCGCAACCGACAGCTTTGCCGACGTCATTTCGGCCGAAACTTTTGCCGACGTCCGCCAATCGGCGAGCTCCAGCTTGCTGCATCTCGCCATGCGCATCTTCTGGATCCCCGGGGGAAGCCGCCCCAAACTCGACGTTGAAGCGACACCTGACTATCTGAAGCGTGACCTCGGCTTCATGGATGGGCGCAACCCGCGCCGCGAAGACCTTTTCCCGCTCTAATCCGCCTCATCATCATCGACATTCCACCCGACGAGACCGGGGCGTTGCTTGAGCAACGCTCTCCGCAGCCTGCTGCCATAAACTGGCAGCAGGCGATCGCTCATCCAACATTTCACACCACAGGGAGAACCGAAATGACCAGCCCCAATTTGATTATCCTCTACGTCAAGGATCCCGGCGAAAGCACCAGCTTCTACCGCAACCTCCTGAACCGCGAACCGGCCGTGGAAGCGCCGAATTTTGTCGCCTTTCCGCTCGAGGGCGGCTTCACCCTCGGCCTCTGGCGGCGCAGCAAGGTCGAGCCGCAGCCTTCCGCCATCGGCAACCGCGGCGAAGTGGCCTTCATGGTCAAGGGGGAAAACGCCGTCGCCAATCATTACGAGGACTGGCGCGGCCGCGGCCTGCCGATCGCCCAGGAACTGACCGAACTGGATTTCGGCCCGACCTTCGTCGTGCTCGATCCGGACGGTCATCGTCTGCGGGTCTGCGAGCCGGATAAATAAGAGCTGATGTCGGGGACTCTCATGCATATGCCCGGAAGTGTGCAGCGCTTCCGGGCATATGCATAGAACTAAGAGCTACAGCAGCCCTCGCATCGCATGTCCCTTGTAGACGCCGAGGATGCGCACCTTCTCGGAGAAGAACCGCAGTTCTTCCAATGCCCGGCGCACGTTCGGATCGTTCGGGTGGCCCTCTATATCGGCGTAGAACTGCGTCGCCACAAATCTGCCGCCGAGCTGATAGCT
This Rhizobium acidisoli DNA region includes the following protein-coding sequences:
- a CDS encoding HIT domain-containing protein, with product MDGFALDPRLENDSTSVMITGLCDLRLSRDARWPWLILVPRRAEITEIFELTPLDQVLLAFETELVAKALKEITGAAKINIGALGNIARQLHVHVIARFEGDANWPGPVWGFGQAEPYEDGKRDEFIAKLREALSS
- the nudC gene encoding NAD(+) diphosphatase, with product MSHSLFDSDVPHPEPSNLTAFAANDLNRDSEHRDEHSVEKALARDGTHIFAFAGDKLVLKHDGQVLDPLFARYELKELQPDWDETVLLGYRKSGEPRLAVPVGIDVENLASQYKPADGRTLFREMLIDEVLLGEFAQAASLIRWNGDNRFCGRCGSAMEIHIGGYKRVCAACEHMIFPRTDPVVIMLTIDESRDLCLLGRSPHFAPGMYSCLAGFVEPGETIENAVRRETLEESGIRTGRIRYHASQPWPMPHSLMIGCYAEAKSTEITRDETELEDCRWFTRAETIEMLERPSATGKASPPKGAIAHRLMRDWVEWKR
- a CDS encoding helix-turn-helix transcriptional regulator, translated to MPVARSERLLTLLQTLRRYRRPVTGIVLAEETGVSLRTLYRDIASLQAQGAMIEGEAGIGYVLKPGFMLPPMMFSEEELEALVLGSRWVARAAEPRLAGAGADALAKIAAVLPADMRDMIDSAALFVGPKRRDEDKADVSAIRRAIRLERILELHYGDEQGRISRRRVWPFALGYFEHVRVLMAWCELRQDFRHFRTDRIIDMTLHEVRYPRRRTVLLKEWREQDVPLEN
- a CDS encoding VOC family protein — its product is MTSPNLIILYVKDPGESTSFYRNLLNREPAVEAPNFVAFPLEGGFTLGLWRRSKVEPQPSAIGNRGEVAFMVKGENAVANHYEDWRGRGLPIAQELTELDFGPTFVVLDPDGHRLRVCEPDK